A genomic window from Nerophis lumbriciformis linkage group LG30, RoL_Nlum_v2.1, whole genome shotgun sequence includes:
- the LOC133572531 gene encoding uncharacterized protein, with translation MTSPTMIRWLYAMIVALLVALLVGNEVQARTPESSSPSDCWTKWLDRDNPSGKGDFETLLDLRREYPGYICQKPYQIDVETTSGAIVSSDVISVSDTTTGFICLNSDQKKGQCLDYRVRFKCPLKFCLKDCWTSWFDRDNPSGTGDYETLKDLYNENPNQICQAPLNIEVQTTSGLSMHSTGDVVAVADTKSGFICRNSDQITGMCSDYRVRFRCPLDYCMHKG, from the exons ATGACATCTCCAACCATGATCAGATGG TTGTACGCCATGATTGTGGCGCTGCTTGTGGCGCTGCTTGTAG GAAATGAAGTGCAAGCCAGGACACCGGAGAGCAGCTCTC CTTCTGATTGCTGGACTAAGTGGCTTgaccgggacaaccctagtgggaAAGGGGACTTTGAGACTCTACTTGACCTGCGCCGTGAATACCCAGGATACATCTGTCAAAAGCCATACCAAATTGACGTCGAGACAACATCTGGAGCCATTGTGTCTTCAGATGTCATTTCTGT ATCTGACACAACCACAGGATTCATCTGCCTAAATTCAGACCAGAAAAAAGGCCAGTGCTTGGATTATCGTGTACGATTTAAGTGCCCTCTCAAATTCTGCCTTAAAG ATTGCTGGACTTCTTGGTTTGATAGAGACAACCCCTCTGGTACTGGAGACTATGAGACTCTTAAGGACCTGTACAACGAAAATCCAAATCAAATCTGCCAAGCACCACTTAATATTGAAGTCCAAACTACATCTGGGTTAAGCATGCATTCAACAGGCGATGTGGTTGCTGT AGCTGACACTAAGAGTGGGTTCATCTGTAGAAATTCAGACCAGATAACGGGAATGTGCTCTGATTATCGTGTACGTTTTAGATGTCCACTCGATTACTGCATGCACAAAG GTTAG